From a single Haemorhous mexicanus isolate bHaeMex1 chromosome 29, bHaeMex1.pri, whole genome shotgun sequence genomic region:
- the PEX11G gene encoding peroxisomal membrane protein 11C isoform X2, whose amino-acid sequence MAAGALWGLVAALETHRGRDRAVRALSYGCQLAGAALPGPGGLPGGLLAASAQLSSCRTALRLFDDLAMLRHSCSYGLGPEGEDALVRGLSVLCNAANQLYYPCEHLAWAADVGIVRGGSQKWWTRSTALWGCALLLGILRSLRILFQLRRKLSQHKCTSPQRQQKLRVQVKAEVLSILMDTADLCNAIHWLPPGFLWAGRFPPWLVGLLGTISSLIGIYQASRGANSEAA is encoded by the exons ATGGCGGCGGGCGCGCTCTGGGGGCTCGTGGCCGCGCTGGAGACGCACCGGGGCCGCGACCGGGCG GTCCGGGCGCTGTCCTACGGCTGCCAGCTGGCgggggcagcgctgcccggccccgggggGCTGCCCGGGGGGCTCCTGGCCgcctctgcccagctcagctcctgccgCACCGCCCTGCGCCTCTTCGACGACCTGGCCATGCTCCGGCACAGCTGCAGCTACGGGCTGGGCCCCGAG GGCGAGGACGCGCTGGTGCGGGGGCTCTCGGTGCTCTGCAACGCGGCCAACCAGCTGTACTACCCCTGCGAGCACCTGGCGTGGGCCGCCGATGTCGGCATCGTCCGAGGCGGCTCCCAGAAGTGGTGGACGCGGAGCACGgcgctgtggggctgtgccctgctcctgggcatCCTGCG ATCCCTGAGAATCTTGTTCCAGTTAAGAAGAAAACTGAGCCAGCACAAGTG cacttcacctcagaggcagcagaagctgAGAGTCCAGGTGAAGGCTGAAGTTCTGAGCATCCTCATGGACACAGCAGATCTCTGCAATGCAATCCACTGGCTGCCTCCAGGATTCCTCTGGGCAGGAAGGTTCCCTCCATGGCTAGTAGGACTCCTGGGGACTATCTCCTCCCTGATTGGAATCTACCAGGCATCAAGAGGAGCAAATTCTGAAGCTGCCTAA
- the PEX11G gene encoding peroxisomal membrane protein 11C isoform X1: MAAGALWGLVAALETHRGRDRAVRALSYGCQLAGAALPGPGGLPGGLLAASAQLSSCRTALRLFDDLAMLRHSCSYGLGPEGEDALVRGLSVLCNAANQLYYPCEHLAWAADVGIVRGGSQKWWTRSTALWGCALLLGILRSLRILFQLRRKLSQHKCSTSPQRQQKLRVQVKAEVLSILMDTADLCNAIHWLPPGFLWAGRFPPWLVGLLGTISSLIGIYQASRGANSEAA; encoded by the exons ATGGCGGCGGGCGCGCTCTGGGGGCTCGTGGCCGCGCTGGAGACGCACCGGGGCCGCGACCGGGCG GTCCGGGCGCTGTCCTACGGCTGCCAGCTGGCgggggcagcgctgcccggccccgggggGCTGCCCGGGGGGCTCCTGGCCgcctctgcccagctcagctcctgccgCACCGCCCTGCGCCTCTTCGACGACCTGGCCATGCTCCGGCACAGCTGCAGCTACGGGCTGGGCCCCGAG GGCGAGGACGCGCTGGTGCGGGGGCTCTCGGTGCTCTGCAACGCGGCCAACCAGCTGTACTACCCCTGCGAGCACCTGGCGTGGGCCGCCGATGTCGGCATCGTCCGAGGCGGCTCCCAGAAGTGGTGGACGCGGAGCACGgcgctgtggggctgtgccctgctcctgggcatCCTGCG ATCCCTGAGAATCTTGTTCCAGTTAAGAAGAAAACTGAGCCAGCACAAGTG cagcacttcacctcagaggcagcagaagctgAGAGTCCAGGTGAAGGCTGAAGTTCTGAGCATCCTCATGGACACAGCAGATCTCTGCAATGCAATCCACTGGCTGCCTCCAGGATTCCTCTGGGCAGGAAGGTTCCCTCCATGGCTAGTAGGACTCCTGGGGACTATCTCCTCCCTGATTGGAATCTACCAGGCATCAAGAGGAGCAAATTCTGAAGCTGCCTAA
- the PEX11G gene encoding peroxisomal membrane protein 11C isoform X3, giving the protein MAAGALWGLVAALETHRGRDRAVRALSYGCQLAGAALPGPGGLPGGLLAASAQLSSCRTALRLFDDLAMLRHSCSYGLGPEGEDALVRGLSVLCNAANQLYYPCEHLAWAADVGIVRGGSQKWWTRSTALWGCALLLGILRTSPQRQQKLRVQVKAEVLSILMDTADLCNAIHWLPPGFLWAGRFPPWLVGLLGTISSLIGIYQASRGANSEAA; this is encoded by the exons ATGGCGGCGGGCGCGCTCTGGGGGCTCGTGGCCGCGCTGGAGACGCACCGGGGCCGCGACCGGGCG GTCCGGGCGCTGTCCTACGGCTGCCAGCTGGCgggggcagcgctgcccggccccgggggGCTGCCCGGGGGGCTCCTGGCCgcctctgcccagctcagctcctgccgCACCGCCCTGCGCCTCTTCGACGACCTGGCCATGCTCCGGCACAGCTGCAGCTACGGGCTGGGCCCCGAG GGCGAGGACGCGCTGGTGCGGGGGCTCTCGGTGCTCTGCAACGCGGCCAACCAGCTGTACTACCCCTGCGAGCACCTGGCGTGGGCCGCCGATGTCGGCATCGTCCGAGGCGGCTCCCAGAAGTGGTGGACGCGGAGCACGgcgctgtggggctgtgccctgctcctgggcatCCTGCG cacttcacctcagaggcagcagaagctgAGAGTCCAGGTGAAGGCTGAAGTTCTGAGCATCCTCATGGACACAGCAGATCTCTGCAATGCAATCCACTGGCTGCCTCCAGGATTCCTCTGGGCAGGAAGGTTCCCTCCATGGCTAGTAGGACTCCTGGGGACTATCTCCTCCCTGATTGGAATCTACCAGGCATCAAGAGGAGCAAATTCTGAAGCTGCCTAA
- the LOC132339533 gene encoding ectoderm-neural cortex protein 1-like, which produces MSVSSHENRKSRSSSGSMNIHLFHKPGHADSLLTQLNLLRQQNLFTDVVLRAGNQSFPCHRAVLAACSRYFNAMFSGGLKESRDAEVNFHDSLHPEVLELLLDYAYSARVLINEENAESLLEAGDMLQFQDIRDASADFLEKNLYPGNCLNMLLLSDAHCCERLLELSWRMALANFTSLCKTEDFLRLPKDKLLELVESEELEVEDETLVYEAVIGWIRYDLPRRHEVLPELLRSVRLALLPESYLRKQVACDKLVTSHKLGEEIVADAVRCKMKILQNDGLVTGCCARPRKVSQALLLLGGQTFMCDKIYTLDHKTSEIIPRADIPSPRKECSACAIGCKVYITGGKGSENGASRDVWVYDTLHDEWAKAAPMLVARFGHGSAELDHCLYVVGGHTAMSGAFPASPSVSLKQVEHYDPQLDKWSLVAPLREGVSNAAVVGAKMKLFVFGGTSANQNKLPKVQCFDPCQNRWTVPASCPQPWRYTAAAVVGSHVIVIGGDTEFSASSAYRFHSDTFQWSKFGDVTAKCISCRAVTSGNRLYVVGGYCGAQRCKTLDCYDPSSDTWSSVTTVPYSLIPTAFVSTWKYLSA; this is translated from the coding sequence aTGTCCGTCAGCAGCCACGAGAACCGGAAATCCCGCTCGAGCTCCGGCTCCATGAACATCCACCTCTTCCACAAACCGGGCCACGCCGACAGCCTCCTCACCCAACTGAACCTGCTCCGCCAGCAGAACCTCTTCACCGACGTGGTGCTGCGGGCGGGGAACCAGAGCTTCCCCTGCCACCGCGCTGTCCTGGCCGCCTGCAGCCGCTACTTCAACGCCATGTTCAGCGGGGGCctgaaggagagcagggatgctgaggTCAACTTCCACGACTCGCTGCACCCcgaggtgctggagctgctgctggactACGCTTACTCAGCCCGGGTGCTGATCAACGAGGAGAACGCCGAGTCCCTGCTGGAGGCTGGGGACATGCTGCAGTTCCAGGATATCCGGGACGCTTCAGCCGACTTTCTGGAGAAGAATCTCTACCCTGGGAATTGCCTGaacatgctgctgctgtccGATGCCCACTGCTGCGAGCGGCTACTGGAGCTGTCCTGGAGGATGGCCTTGGCAAACTTCACCTCGCTCTGCAAGACTGAAGATTTCCTCCGGCTGCCCAAAGAcaagctgctggagctggtggagagcgaggagctggaggtggagGACGAGACGCTGGTCTACGAAGCCGTTATAGGCTGGATCCGCTACGATTTGCCCCGACGCCACGAAGTTCTGCCCGAGCTGCTGCGCTCCGTccgcctggccctgctgcccgaGTCCTACCTGCGGAAGCAGGTGGCCTGTGACAAGCTGGTGACCAGCCACAAGCTGGGGGAGGAGATCGTGGCCGACGCCGTGCGCTGCAAAATGAAGATCCTGCAGAACGACGGCCTGGTGACGGGCTGCTGTGCCCGGCCCCGCAAGGtcagccaggccctgctgctgctcgggGGCCAGACCTTCATGTGCGACAAGATTTACACTCTGGACCATAAAACCAGCGAGATCATCCCTCGTGCTGACATCCCCAGCCCCCGCAAGGAGTGCAGCGCCTGCGCCATCGGCTGCAAGGTCTACATCACCGGTGGCAAGGGCTCCGAGAACGGCGCTTCCAGGGACGTCTGGGTGTACGACACCCTCCACGACGAGTGGGCCAAAGCTGCTCCCATGCTGGTGGCGCGGTTTGGCCACGGTTCTGCCGAGCTGGACCACTGCCTGTACGTGGTGGGGGGTCACACGGCCATGAGCGGCGCCTTCCCGGCCTCTCCCTCCGTGTCCCTCAAGCAGGTGGAGCACTACGACCCCCAGCTGGACAAGTGGTCGCTGGTGGCTCCTCTCCGGGAAGGCGTCAGCAATGCCGCCGTGGTGGGAGCCAAGATGAAGCTGTTTGTTTTCGGGGGCACCAGCGCCAACCAGAACAAGCTGCCCAAGGTGCAGTGCTTCGACCCCTGCCAGAACCGCTGGACGGTGCCCgccagctgcccccagccctggcgcTACACGGCCGCCGCCGTGGTGGGCAGCCACGTCATCGTCATCGGCGGGGACACGGAGTTCTCGGCCAGCTCCGCTTACCGCTTCCACAGCGACACCTTCCAGTGGTCCAAGTTTGGGGATGTCACGGCCAAGTGCATCAGCTGCCGCGCTGTCACCTCGGGGAACAGGCTCTACGTGGTGGGGGGCTACTGCGGGGCTCAGCGCTGCAAAACCCTGGACTGCTACGACCCCTCGTCCGACACGTGGAGCAGCGTCACCACGGTGCCCTACTCGCTCATCCCCACCGCCTTCGTCAGCACCTGGAAGTACCTGTCAGCCTGA
- the ARHGEF18 gene encoding rho guanine nucleotide exchange factor 18 isoform X3: MTIAQRGHSQPSLNTAGAVNKFGLISGDMDEGDSGFVKFKQTSDDVISLAPSTADSIFLEDAYSVSLRSEIETDAHEFEAESWSVAVEQPYAKRQRKDVIKRQDVIYELMQTEMHHVRTLKIMLKVYSRAMREELQFSNAVINKLFPCVDELLEMHGQFLLQLKERRKESLEEGSDRNYIIQNIGDLLVKQFSGENGERMKEKYGVFCCGHNEAVSHYKDLLQSNKKFQNLIKKIGNCSIVRRLGVQECILLVTQRITKYPVLVERIIQNTEAGTRDYEELTQALGLIKDTISHVDAMVNECEKGQRLKEIMHKMELKSSGKCKNGLLFRKDDMGQRRLLLDGMLYWKAASGRLKDILAVLLTDVLLLLQEKDQKYTFASVDSKPPVISLQKLIVREVANEEKAMFLISASLKGPEMYEIHTSSKEERNSWMAHIRRAVESCPDEEGGTFNEPEAERRLAEARAAKLKDFQERLNMKDDLILQSLTEKQQIYLEMSEVNGFEDHSQGSRARLLLRGDISENLQGEAILKSAVTEAENLQDFIFTHFGSASCQPEDGSGLPRRAETFGGYDSSPSISSKSGRKNSGGDQRQWDWRGPALSSDVQLHDPSSDAEEGSQTSDGTRLDDSSGVQPTVESQLVHRIQTLLQLLFSLQAVISQQDSYIEVQRATMADREKQYRLQSTRGNLLLEQEKQRNFEKQREELMNVQKLQSQLKLEQQRLEREKSRQQREFELKEAQLQERAEEMRQLRERLSQDREELERQREAYQHDLERLREAQRAVEKERERLDQQKKLKKQNTVSGTFSPEMGQSQMISHSISFNGEGVEPSAAGSKSSVRVSSVAGLEFLERPDLARRDSTTLETRPSLKNEVPIHLLSATNQIQKPAAVQQQIPTKLATFTKGSKEKGGKSKASHRTDSSASVDQKQLLPPRLAGREEAVLRGRRSASPSLPSSQTTAFQPELYGPTDAQPEALSSASATLFKPNNVQVQPLVPSQPSLLNVQDDTSKEDVIFF, encoded by the exons ATGACTATCGCCCAAAGAGGACATTCCCAGCCTTCACTGAACACTGCTGGAGCTGTTAATAAATTTGG GCTAATTTCAGGAGACATGGATGAAGGGGATTCAGGCTTTGTAAAATTTAAGCAGACTTCAGATGACGTTATCTCGCTTGCACCTTCAACAGCAGACTCCATTTTTCTGGAAG ATGCATATTCTGTGTCCCTCCGGAGTGAAATAGAAACAGATGCTCATGAGTTTGAGGCAGAGTCTTGGAGTGTTGCAGTGGAACAGCCTTATgcaaaaaggcaaaggaaagatGTTATAAAGAGGCAAGATGTCATTTATG AACTAATGCAGACTGAAATGCACCACGTTAGGACACTGAAAATAATGCTGAAGGTGTACTCCAGAGCCAtgagagaggagctgcagttctCAAATGCAGTCATCAACAAGCTCTTTCCCTGTGTGGATGAGCTGCTGGAGATGCACGggcaattcctgctccagctgaaggagAGACGGAAGGAATCCTTGGAAGAAGGCAGTGACAGAAATTATATAATCCAGAACATTGGAGACCTCTTGGTGAAACAG TTTTCAGGTGAAAATGGggagagaatgaaagaaaaatatggtgTGTTCTGTTGTGGACACAATGAAGCTGTCAGCCATTACAAAGACCTGCTCCAAAGCAATAAGAAGTTCCAAAACTTAATAAAG AAAATTGGGAACTGTTCCATCGTGAGGAGGTTGGGTGTTCAGGAGTGCATCCTCCTGGTCACCCAGCGCATCACCAAGTACCCGGTGCTGGTGGAGCGGATCATTCAGAACACAGAAG CTGGAACTAGAGATTACGAGGAGCTGACCCAGGCCCTTGGTTTGATTAAGGACACCATCAGCCATGTAGATGCCATGGTAAACGAGTGTGAGAAGGGGCAGCGACTCAAGGAGATCATGCACAAAATGGAGCTGAAATCATCTGGGAAATGCAAGAATGGGCTTTTGTTCAGGAAGGATGACATGGGCCAGAGGAGGCTCCTCCTGGATGGGATGCTGTACTGGAAAGCTGCATCAGGGAGGCTGAAAG ATATTCTGGCAGTCCTGCTCACTGATGTACTGTTGCTCTTACAAGAAAAGGACCAAAAATACACGTTTGCATCCGTG GACTCTAAGCCACCAGTTATCTCACTGCAAAAATTGATTGTGAGAGAGGTAGCTAATGAGGAAAAGGCAATGTTCTTAATTAGTGCTTCCTTGAAAGGACCAGAAATGTATGAAATTCACACCAGCTCCAAGGAGGAGAGGAATTCCTGGATGGCACACATCCGCAGGGCTGTGGAGAG CTGTCCTGATGAGGAAGGAGGTACATTTAATGAACCTGAAGCAGAGAGGAGGCTGGCTGAAGCAAGAGCTGCAAAGTTAAAAGATTTTCAAG AGCGTTTGAACATGAAAGATGACCTGATTCTGCAAAGTCTCACTGAGAAGCAACAGATTTATCTGGAAATGTCTGAGGTGAATGGCTTTGAAGACCATTCCCAAGGATCCCGAGCCAGGCTGCTTCTTCGGGGGGATATCTCAGAGAATCTGCAAGGAGAGGCAATTCTGAAGTCTGCAGTGACTGAAG ctgaAAATCTCCAGGACTTTATCTTCACTCACTTTGGCAGTGCATCCTGTCAGCCTGAGGATGGCTCAGGACTCCCCCGGAGAGCAGAGACCTTTGGAGGATATGACAGTAGTCCTTCAATTTCAAGTAAAA GTGGCAGGAAGAACAGTGGTGGTGACCAGAGGCAGTGGGACTGGAGAGGCCCTGCACTGAGTTCAGATGTGCAACTCCATGACCCCTCTTCTGATGCAGAAGAAGGATCTCAAACT AGTGATGGGACGAGGCTGGATGACAGCAGTGGTGTTCAGCCCACCGTAGAGTCTCAG cTTGTCCATAGGATACAGACGCTGTTGCAGTTGCTCTTCAGTCTTCAG GCTGTGATATCTCAGCAGGACAGCTACATCGAGGTGCAGCGAGCCACCATGGCAGACCGGGAGAAGCAGTACCGGCTGCAGTCCACCCGGGGGaatctgctgctggagcaggagaagcagcGGAACTTcgaaaagcagagggaagagctgaTGAACGTCCAGAAGCTCCAGAGCCAGctgaagctggagcagcagcgCCTGGAGCGGGAGAAGAGCCGGCAGCAGAGGGAATTTGAGCTCAAGGAAGCGCAGCTGCAGGAGCGCGCCGAGGAGATGCGGCAGCTGCGGGAGAGGCTGAGCCAGGacagggaagagctggagaggcagagggaggcCTACCAGCACGAcctggagaggctgagggaagcccagagagctgtggagaaggagagggagcgCCTGGATCAGCAAAAGAAGCTGAAGAAGCAGAACACAGTGTCAGGCACCTTCTCCCCAGAAATGGGCCAG AGCCAGATGATCAGTCATTCCATCAGCTTCAATGGAGAAGGGGTGGAACCATCTGCAGCTGGCTCCAAATCCTCAGTGAGAGTGAGCTCGGTGGCCGGGCTGGAGTTCCTGGAGCGGCCGGACCTGGCGCGCAGGGACAGCACCACCCTGGAGACCCGGCCCTCCCTGAAGAATGAAGTGCCAATTCATCTCCTGAGTGCAACCAACCAGATCCAGAAACCAGCTGCAGTCCAGCAGCAGATCCCCACCAAGCTGGCCACCTTCACAAAAGGAAGCAAGGAGAAAGGTGGCAAGAGCAAAGCATCTCATAGGACAGACAGTTCAG ccTCTGTTGATcagaagcagctgcttcccCCCAGGCTTGCTGGACGAGAGGAGGCTGTCCTGAGAGGCAGGAGGTCAGCGAGCCCATCCCTCCCAAGCAGCCAGACCACTGCATTCCAGCCAG aACTGTATGGCCCTACAGATGCTCAGCCAGAAGCACTTTCATCTGCCTCAGCGACCCTCTTCAAGCCCAATAACGTTCAGGTTCAGCCTCTGGTGCCCTCTCAGCCCAGTCTGTTGAATGTGCAAGATGATACCAGCAAAGAAGATGTCATTTTCTTCTAA